The Dioscorea cayenensis subsp. rotundata cultivar TDr96_F1 unplaced genomic scaffold, TDr96_F1_v2_PseudoChromosome.rev07_lg8_w22 25.fasta BLBR01000443.1, whole genome shotgun sequence DNA window TGACTGAGCATTGGTCAGACAACTTCTTACGACCAAAATTTTCTCACAGCCTTTGATTAACTTTCAAATGTAAAGAGTTGTAAACATGCCCATACAAATATCCtcattgcaatagacaaaagtGCATTctaaaatttgaagaaaaacacTCCATGTGCATCAGATATTCAGCATAATGCAAGATTATAAGACAAAACCAGAATTCAGAAAGGCTCAGCCAATTAATTCAAACTTCCTCTTCCTAATAACACATGAAAATAAGCCCATGCCCCGAACTTAGCGCAACCCAATCACCTGTGAGGATGTACaagttttaaataaacataggagaagaagtaaaaaaacataaaaaaaggaaGTTGCAGCCACTGCTCATACATCACACTGTTGAAGAAAAAGGTATCCCATTTAGAATTTTAGACTAGTACATACTCAAAATTATTATAGCAACAACGAGGAGAGGAGCAGAGGGCAATGAGTCTGGTTACACATTgtatgaatgaaaaagaagaagagctgAGTAGGGTGTTAATTCTTCTGTTTTTCTAACAACACTACAGCCAAACAGTGGTTCAGTGCCCAGTCACTGCTTCAAACATTACCCTAATGACTCTATATTGGCAGAAAGATTGTCCTCATTTCTCCACTGACAATTCTTTAGCCAAAGTTAAACCTTGAATTCAACGCAACTCAGCACTCACTACAATTACTTCATATCACATTCGTGGCAACTATTATATAACATTGCACAAAAATGTACCCAAATTCCTGCtacaaaaacaactaaaatgacatgaataacaagaacaacacaaaaaatatatatacaacttcaagaaaaagataagCAAGAAAAAGGCCAAGCCCTAATCGGCGTTGAAACTTACGGGAGACCGGAGATCAAGTGAATCGGAGGCAGGAAACGAATGAAACACCCCACCAGGCACAAAAGAGGGCCTCCCCGAAGGAAAAGGCAGGACCTCCCGGTACGGCATCGGCGGCGGCTGGAGGATCTGTCCGGACGGCGGCGGCCCCGAGCATCTGGCAGCCGTTCCACTTCCAGACATATAAATCCGGAGAAATCAACTCGAGAAAAAGCGATCGATCGCTCGATCCCACCGGAGACTATAAACCCTCGTCTCTCCCGCAATGACGAGGCTGAATCTCAGAAAATGGGGCAAGCGGCGAAGATCCCGATGCGGGAAAGGGATTCCGGCGAGGCAATCGGCGAAGGAGGAGATCAAGGATGGAGGGtttgaaggagaagagaagagagagatggAGTGATTGGGGAGAGAGAGTTGGGAAAGCGAAGGTGGGGGTTGGGTTGGGTTGGGTATCGAGAGGAACGAGGGAAGAGGGAGGAGGGAAATTGTAGTTCGGATGGATATGGAGGGAAGGCAAAGggcttaatatttttattttttttttatttcttttttaattaattaattaattaattataataaataatacgaAGGTATACCAACCAAATTCACCAATTTactaaataatactaatattaatattaaataagaatATCATGTAGTTATacttaatttttgttgttgttttttttattttaaaaattatattttaaatggaattaTTCTCGATTTTCCTACCATTGAggttaaaaagttattttatttgacagttgattttatttgaatatgaactatagtttatatatatatatatatatgtttgaaatataatttatggGATAGGCTATGTGAGATTAGAGTTAAGGGcgaaattttagagaaaaattcagaatatttaattatgagaaataatatttcaaacatataaaagtttaaaatcTATTTTCTCATGTTGAAACTTCATGGAAAATGtagaattttaataaaatattattaaaaagatttcatttcactatataagaaaatattaggcTGAAGATATTGAGCTTTGATCCTGTCATGAATTGCAACATtggcaaaagtaaagaaggccGTATTAGAAGACTCTAGCTGTGGTGGCCAACCGCAACTTTGGATTCCGTAGTCATCATCCAGTTTTCAGCCAATTAGGAGGAGACGATGTAATTTCAAAGGGTAATCTCTTTGTTTTGCTCCTACTTCTAGATGTTGTAGGAGTGCCCAAAGGCTGATCCTTCCTCTCATTttgctttattattttatagtgtaaatatcaaaatgatcactttattttttattttccactcTTCTAGtttctctaatataaaatccgtccttttggtattttgtatttgacATTTTCGTcttttagttgtaaaatccACTCTTTTGAtcctcgtatttacacattttcattatttttggtcCCTTTAATTCATCAACTGAAAAGACCAAAAGAGCGGATCCATCAATTAGAGagaccaaaaagacaaaaatgtgaaaatacgatGATAAAAAAgacagattttatattagagtgactaaaaagatgaaaaatacaaaataaagggatcattttgatattttgactttATTTTATGAGTTGACGTTTCTATGTGCCCAAGAGTGCCCagtgactattttttttataaataaaaatagataaatcatgaCTTTATTagaaaactagaaaaagaaCCAGCTAAAACAGTATCAAAAGCATAggtagaaaaaaacaaaagaacaagaataagaacaaaaagTATCTGGGAGAAGGCCTAGGAGACAGGATTGGATTTCCTTGATAGAGAAAATTAGAGCTAAATTAACAACCTGGAAGTCTAAATTCCTTTCTTTAGGCGATAGACTAACTTTGGTTAATTCTGTCCTCTCGTCGATCCCGTCTTACTGGATGTCTATCTTCAAGCTCCCTAGCTGGGTTATCAAAGCTATTGACAGAATCATGAGGGATTTCTTGTGGTCAGGCCCTGACTTAGATCATCCAAAAGTTAGGCTTGTGAGTTGGAAACGTCTTTGTAGACCCCGTGAGTTTGGGGGTTGGGGAATCTTAGATTTGGAAGATTTTAACTTAGCTCTTctaggaaaatggtggtggaaaatctcATCTGGTATTCCTTGGTGTCGTGATAAAGTTATCCATTTCAACTACTATCAAAACTCCCCCACTTGGAACCTTTACTTCCACCCTCCTCGAAGAAAATCGTTCTTCTGGAATGGACGCATTTCTGCGTTCAGGGCATGTTTAACACCGTGTATCTTTGATGGCTCTGCCACTCTCTTTTGGTTCGATAGGTGGATCAATGGTTGTGCCCCCATGCACCTTTGGCCAGTACAATTTAGAGATTCTCATCAACCCTTGGTACCTCGAGAGAACTTGAAGGGGTCGATGGTGTTTCGATCGGTTCCCCTAGCAATCTCGAATTGCTTTCAACGCCAACATTGGTAATCTTCTTCTTGGGCCCAATGATTCTAAAAAAATGGTGTTTAACTGGCTAATGGTACCTTCTCGCTAAATCCTTTTTATGGGTTTCTCCGACATGGTGGTACCTTATGTGGGACTACCACCACAATCTGGAAAAGTATTTGCTTTTAAAAAGTGATTCTTTTCAATTGGTTGGCTTGGGATCATAGCATTCTGACCATGGACAAACTGGCTTGCAGAAGGTGCAATAAGATGCCTACTACCACTTGTGTTCTCTGCCATGCTGAGATTGAATCGGCTGAACATTTATTTATCAGCTGTCACATGGCATTGCAGATTTGGACTTTCTTCACACATGTTTTCAAGCTCCCTGACCCACCGCAGTCCCTGCATGCCTTGTGGGGACAGTGGAGATCCCGTCTCTCCTCTCTTGAGAGAGAGATCGGTGACCTCATTAGTAGAGCTATAACCTAGAACATTTGGTTGGAAAGAAATGCACGCATTTTTCATAACTCTTTTTTTGACTATCATGTTGTGATTGTTAAAATCATTCTCATGATTTTGTCGTGGATTGATGCAGCCCTAGAGGTGAAGAAAGCACGACTGGAAAACCCAGCTACTACAGCTAAACGCAGTTTGGATTTCCTTAGACAGCACCCAGGTTCAGGCGATGAGTGAGTAGTGGAGGTGGTGGGAGCGAGCCCCGTTTGTTTGCTCGtagttgtgtttttttcttttgttcccGGAGGCTGTGCCCCCTGggttttattgtattattatgtTGTGGTATGTTTCTGTTGTTCAggcctttgttgttgttgtgttgttGTTTTGTCAGTCTTCCACTTCTAGTGGACTGTTTCTGTTGTTTTATTCTTCCTTTCTAATGCATAATGcaggtggtttatccacatttaaaaaaaaaacaaaagaaagaacaaaaaataaagaaagtataTCCCCAGAGGTGATACCCTTCTATCAATCACAAGACTGTTTATTGTGTAgtcttccatttttattttgttaattttgtattttcatttttgttattgtgtagttttttcttttctaataattataatttatctactttaaaaaaaaacatattgggctttagaaacacaacaatttctttgttgaatctggaaaatgaattttaacaattttcttttattctcatAAAATTTGTTATGGCCTTTCATAACAATGATTTTCATGTTCAGTAGGTATGGATTggaaattttaacataaaaataataaaataaataaaaattcctaGTCGtagctattattttattttcttgtaaaaCAAGCAACAATGACTTAAATGAATATacaaaagttttgtttttacaCTGCTCTATATGAAATTCTAAAACTTTCCAGGAAATACAAATATCTGTTTGCTTTCGAAAGTTCagagttatataaatatatatatatatatatatattaattatgcaaAGCTTAATTAAACCCGCCTaccaaaatagaaaaagaaccATGACCAGCCTATCAAACAATTGAATTTGACCAAAACAACTACAAACAACCtcacaaataatcaaattaaagtgCACGATTCATCTTGAACTCATAAAACTCAACTTAAGACTTCAATttttcacaatatatatatataaattatatattaattttaaaattacacaagtatattcatttatttctatctcaaaaatcttcaaaaaccaaaaacattaaatataatttaggaACAAAATTGTAGATTTCCACCCAATCAAAATAAGATTGatttaaacagtaaaaactAATGTCGtttaatcaaattatttcatgtttaaatcATTATCTAAAAGACATCCCTGAAAAAAATTACtcttttatatggtttaaattttttttcataaatataataaaaacagtTGGTCAAGAACATGCGCATAAATAAAGAATTGATAGACTCTATCAATTGGCTCCAAAGAAAAAGGGGGCGTGGCAATGAAGCAAAAATAAGCTTGATAATCATACACGAAAGttaaaaatcacaataaataaataaaaaaatgtaatttttacttttttttttttaaaaaaaagtaatttcacATTTACACAAAATATATCAGTTTAGTTCTATAAGAAAttctctacaaaaataaataatttaaatataattcagACACCAAACTGTGGAAACAAGAAACCCAACAACTACCCcaaaaaaccaaatcatatacatctcacaaaaaaaaaaaccaatcatcttcctccatctttggcggcggcggcggcggcgatcAAAGAAACTTAAGAGAGAGAATCAACATTACATTCAGTGACAGCGAATCCGGCGGCGGCGGAGGTGGAGTTCCCCGGCGCCGGCAACCTCAAGGAACAAGAAACATCAGGCCTATACTCCACAGACTGGACAATAAGCATCTTCAACCTCACCTTCAAATACATCTTCAGATCTATATAAAACCAACCCTCTCCCTTCTCCCTATCAAAAGTACTCCTCACCGTATCGCCATTAACCAAGTTTTGACCTTGAAACCGGAACACAAGAGTAGTGGTATTCTTTCGCCCTTGTTTATACAAAGGAAGGAGCAAGAAATCAAATCTGGGACCATTGTACAAAGCGTCAGCTTCGATGCGTTTGAAATAGAGATTGTACTTCTGGTTAGGGTTTCGGACGGTGAGATTGACGGAGAGATTGTAGTAGAGAGTGAGATTGGAAGCGGAGAGATTGAAGAGGGTGAGATTGGCGGATTGGACGTGGATCTTGAGGGTTTGGGGTTGGTAGATGAGCCAGAGACAGAGGACGATGATGCCGATGGTGATGAGAACAagggtgaagatcttgaaggcGGTGCAGAGGAGAGTGTAGGGTTTGAATTCGTGGCGGCGGTGTTTGGGGCGATGAACATTTGGGGGTGGGACTTCAGGAGGGATGTTGGGGCCGTAGAAGGCGCCGGTGAGGCCGTCGTGGTGGGGCTCGTTGGACGCCATGGATGGTCGATGGTTTGGATTGAGAGCTTtggattgaagaagaagaagaagaagaagaagaagaaatggttgGAGTGGATGAGAGTTTCTTTGGAGGTTCTCTTGTTTGACTGGTTGGCAAGTTGGACTAgttggatttgattttaataatttttcttcgTTGGCTGCTTTTGGTGTGGAAGAAGGTGTTACAATAACtctgatttaatttttaaatttgacttTGAGATGCTTTTTAAGTTATCTAACCGTTTTCCTCATAAATGGGCTATTTgtcagataataataataataataataataataataataatttattgtgGACAATAAGCTTACTTGTGTTTTCCATTGGCTAAATTTggaattcaaacttttttttatttttggccaGACAAATACTCTGTAGAAGAGATTTAATGTCCGCATTTGGATTGAGGGTTAGAATACTATTGGAATGGGattgtttggattgagggttaGAATACTATTGGAATGGGATTgattataaatagtaatatatgACCATGTTTGGGTAAATTACTATTGACTTGGGAATGAGTATTGTTGGTATTATCATTAGGCATAGTAAAGACATTTCATTACCTTCAAAATTCGGGGGGCATAGAGGGGAATAAATACTGTTGACAGTGAATTGACACTTTTGCccctaattaatatttaattaaataataataataattaatttaaataattaattataataattaaagtaaattataataaacataaattgagtcatttaaatattataataattacaataaataataactaacaaGAATTATAAATAGTCATATTACATTAtagtaattaaagtgaaatgacaattttgcccctatgtagatttaattaaataaaatagttaataaaagtatttcattatggtaattaaagtgaaatgacatgtTTACTACCCtgtagatatttaattaaatacattattgatagtgaaatgacaattttgcccctcgttgagatttaattaagtaatatttattaattttaaataactaattataataattaaaagtaaattatattgaacataaattgaatcatttaaatattataataattaaaataaataaaaattaacagaaattatataatatatatttcattataataattaaattgaaatgacTTTTTGCcccctacatagatttaattaaataaaaatatttaatataagtatttaattatggtaattaaattgaaatgacacttttacccattaaattatttaattggttaatgataaaaattatttattctaaatatttaattataataattctgagactaaatatttatttatatgtaattaattttatatattaatttatcattacTTATGTTAAgggcattaaagtaatttacatACGATTTCTACGTCACTTTTTATTCCGATATTTACTCACTTTCAACTACACTTTTTATTACAATTCACAATTCTTTTCCCAAATTCACAGTTACTCATTCTGAATTCACTATTCAAGTGATTAAACGGACAGCTCGATGACTAAATAATCATgaaaatttagttaaaaaataagattaaaaaaaattaatgtttgaaaatttaatttattatttatgttttttaatacctttaaatttttgaaaaatattaataataaatggacTAATGAAGTTCGATTTAGTCGCCaaattcttttatataatttatcaaaattatatatatatatatatatatatatatatatatattcatttattttttttaattttttttaattttttttttgaatcaaaactggaTAGGTGTCAACTGACGTACAGGTTCTAGCTAGATTCAAGATAAACTTAACAATATTAATATCCATAATTTGAATTATAGCTAGGTTGCATTGAAAGAAGCATTTATTTATCAGATGGTTGggtacatatttttatatttattttgagagaAATAGCCACATAAAACATTTTAATCTTTGACCTTTGAATTGAGAATAAAATAACTAACTATtacatgtatatattcatcaaaataaataatttatttttcaaatactCATATGAGGCCTGAGAGTTACGAATTTTCAGTCAACCCTGATATTGAAAGCATTTACATGTGAGATTGAATGgaatttgttcatttttcttaaaagaaaacacaaaccCTTCTCACCATGACTTCTCTCATGCATTAAATAATCCTCCACCACATGTGCCACTTGGTTGAAAACTACTCAAGATTCATATtataaattgttttatattGATGCTATGCTTCTCATTCTAGAAAAATTTGGactaaataatttattagttgGGCGTAGAAAGGAACTAGTCTTGAggaataatattaattaaacatatttatggATTTAACTGAGACGAACTCTTTTAAAGGAAGAGactttttcaaaatgtttgatGAGCAAGAATTATAGGCTATCTATTAAGCAACTGGTTTGTTATTTATGAAgatgattaattaataattatttaattctaGATTGATTAAAATCTACTATTATAATAAGCCCAATCTTTTACC harbors:
- the LOC120254428 gene encoding NDR1/HIN1-like protein 10 produces the protein MASNEPHHDGLTGAFYGPNIPPEVPPPNVHRPKHRRHEFKPYTLLCTAFKIFTLVLITIGIIVLCLWLIYQPQTLKIHVQSANLTLFNLSASNLTLYYNLSVNLTVRNPNQKYNLYFKRIEADALYNGPRFDFLLLPLYKQGRKNTTTLVFRFQGQNLVNGDTVRSTFDREKGEGWFYIDLKMYLKVRLKMLIVQSVEYRPDVSCSLRLPAPGNSTSAAAGFAVTECNVDSLS